In the Shewanella sp. OMA3-2 genome, one interval contains:
- the gltB gene encoding glutamate synthase large subunit, with protein MSLYHPSFERDNCGFGLIAQMDGDASHRIVRTAIHGLDRMKHRGGIAADGRTGDGCGLLMQMPTEFFEAIAAENDWHLSRKFAVGMFFLSQDQQKADEAKFILEKELQRETLSVAGWRKVPINPDVLGEIGRNSLPQIYQVLINAPVGWREKDLERRLYMARRRLEQQITNDDDFYVASLSGQVIVYKGLMMPADLPSFYSDLADIRLKSAICLFHQRFSTNTSPKWPLAQPFRYLAHNGEINTITGNRQWARARAYKFNSPLLPDLQQAAPFVNETGSDSSSLDNMLEMLLSGGMDLYRAMRLLIPPAWQSNPEMDDELKAFYDFNSMHMEPWDGPAGIVMTNGRYAACAVDRNGLRPSRYVITKDRILTLASEVGIWDYAADEVIEKGRVGPGELLVLDTLNGRLHQSFEIDNDLKRRHPYKEWMAKNSQTLVPAESIDPSKQGSSRFDAKTLLQYQKQFGFTREELEQVIWVLASKGEEAIGSMGDDTPMAVLSKKSRSLYDYFRQKFAQVTNPPIDPLREKHVMSLATCVGREQNLFSETTGNAYRVMFNSPILLFSDFNQLLGLDSTNYRANTVDLNYDAHETLEQAIHRITDEAERLARSGTTLLILSDRAVDQKAQVIPAAMAVGAVQTRLVDKSLRCDTNIIVETASARDPHHFAVLIGFGATAIYPYLAYESIAAMAKKHAIDDVTSLMLNFRYGIEKGLRKIMSKMGISTVGSYRCSQQFEAVGLASDVIELCFKGVISRIEGASFSHIADDQKILHTAAYRAHVPLPQGGLLKYVEGGEYHSFNPDVVNTLQASLKNKDYPAYKQFAKLVDERPIATLRDLIGVKGTQAAIALDKVEDASHLFSRFDSAAMSIGALSPEAHEALAVAMNRLGGRSNSGEGGEDASRFNTERNSAIKQVASGRFGVTAHYLVNADVLQIKVAQGAKPGEGGQLPGHKVSVEIAGLRHARPGVTLISPPPHHDIYSIEDLAQLIFDLKQINPTALVSVKLVSEPGVGTIATGVAKAYADMITISGYDGGTGASPITSVKYAGSPWELGLAEVQQSLVENGLRHKIRLQVDGGLKTGTDVIKAALLGAESFGFGTVPMIALGCKYLRICHLNNCATGIATQDKNLRDNHYHGLPERVMTYFEFVAQEVREWMAVLGVSQFEDLVGRSEWLYALEGQTAKQQGLDLSPILYKPVVPSTSSLTWKEINPPSDIGQLNQTLLADCKKAVDEGDVFAYQYAINNTDRSVGAALSGYIAKLHGVAGTKEPISLGFSGSAGQSFGVWNSPGLNLKLCGDANDYVGKGMSGGKIVIHPPIGSPFQSERSAIIGNTCLYGATGGKLFAAGQAGERFAVRNSGAIAVVEGLGDNGCEYMTSGIVVVLGKTGVNFGAGMTGGFAYVFDQYGRFNRRVNTELVDTLKVESTIHRQHLKGLIETHVAETGSEHANMILSDFDNWIDCFVMVKPKNIAVADLLKIEQKNPELAVKAG; from the coding sequence ATGAGCTTATATCATCCCAGTTTCGAGCGGGACAATTGCGGGTTTGGATTGATTGCACAAATGGATGGCGATGCCAGCCATAGAATCGTGCGCACTGCAATTCATGGACTCGATCGCATGAAACACCGTGGTGGTATTGCAGCCGATGGACGTACAGGTGATGGCTGCGGTTTATTAATGCAGATGCCCACCGAATTTTTTGAAGCAATAGCTGCTGAGAATGACTGGCATTTAAGTCGTAAATTTGCTGTCGGAATGTTTTTTCTAAGTCAAGATCAGCAAAAAGCTGACGAAGCTAAGTTTATTTTAGAAAAAGAATTACAACGTGAAACATTAAGTGTTGCAGGCTGGCGTAAAGTGCCAATCAACCCTGACGTACTGGGTGAAATAGGCCGTAACAGTTTGCCACAAATTTACCAGGTGCTAATTAATGCACCTGTAGGTTGGCGAGAGAAAGACTTAGAACGCCGCTTATATATGGCACGTCGCCGTCTTGAGCAACAAATTACTAATGACGATGACTTTTATGTCGCCAGTTTATCGGGTCAGGTTATTGTCTATAAAGGCTTAATGATGCCGGCTGATTTACCGTCATTTTATAGCGACCTTGCTGATATAAGATTAAAGAGTGCTATTTGTTTATTCCACCAACGCTTTTCAACTAACACATCACCTAAGTGGCCTTTAGCCCAGCCGTTTCGTTATTTAGCTCACAATGGTGAAATTAATACCATTACCGGTAATCGCCAATGGGCTCGTGCACGTGCTTACAAGTTTAATTCACCTTTGTTGCCTGATTTACAGCAAGCGGCTCCCTTTGTGAATGAAACCGGTTCTGATTCATCATCGTTAGATAACATGTTAGAAATGTTGTTATCAGGCGGAATGGACTTGTACCGCGCAATGCGCTTACTTATTCCACCAGCGTGGCAGTCAAATCCAGAAATGGATGATGAGTTAAAAGCATTTTATGACTTTAACTCTATGCACATGGAACCATGGGATGGCCCTGCGGGTATCGTGATGACCAATGGTCGTTATGCTGCTTGTGCCGTTGACCGTAACGGTCTGCGCCCTTCTCGTTATGTGATCACTAAAGACCGTATTCTCACTCTAGCGTCAGAAGTGGGCATTTGGGATTATGCTGCTGATGAAGTGATTGAAAAAGGCCGTGTAGGCCCTGGTGAGCTGTTAGTGCTTGATACGCTTAACGGTCGCTTACATCAATCATTTGAAATTGATAACGATTTAAAGCGTCGCCACCCATATAAAGAATGGATGGCCAAAAACAGCCAAACTTTGGTACCTGCAGAAAGCATCGATCCATCAAAACAAGGCTCAAGCCGTTTTGATGCTAAAACTTTATTGCAGTATCAAAAACAATTTGGCTTTACCCGTGAAGAACTTGAACAAGTTATTTGGGTATTAGCCAGCAAAGGCGAAGAAGCGATAGGCTCAATGGGTGATGATACCCCAATGGCGGTGTTGTCGAAAAAATCACGCTCATTATATGATTATTTCCGTCAAAAATTTGCCCAAGTCACTAACCCACCAATTGACCCATTACGTGAAAAGCACGTGATGTCATTGGCCACTTGTGTGGGCCGTGAACAAAACCTGTTTAGCGAAACCACAGGTAATGCTTACCGCGTAATGTTTAACTCGCCCATTTTATTGTTTAGCGATTTTAATCAATTATTGGGATTAGACAGCACCAACTACCGCGCTAACACAGTTGACTTAAACTACGACGCCCATGAAACACTTGAGCAAGCGATTCATCGTATTACCGATGAAGCTGAACGTTTAGCCCGTAGCGGTACAACCTTGCTCATTTTATCTGATCGCGCTGTAGACCAAAAAGCGCAGGTTATTCCTGCTGCAATGGCCGTAGGCGCGGTACAAACACGTTTAGTCGATAAGAGCTTACGTTGCGACACTAACATCATTGTTGAAACGGCATCGGCACGTGACCCGCATCATTTTGCGGTACTAATAGGCTTTGGTGCGACGGCAATTTATCCGTACCTGGCGTATGAATCAATTGCCGCAATGGCCAAAAAACATGCCATAGACGATGTGACCAGCTTAATGCTTAACTTCCGTTATGGCATTGAAAAAGGCCTACGTAAGATTATGTCTAAAATGGGTATCAGCACCGTTGGATCGTATCGTTGTAGCCAACAGTTTGAAGCTGTCGGTTTAGCCAGCGATGTGATTGAATTATGCTTTAAAGGCGTGATAAGTCGTATTGAAGGCGCAAGCTTTAGCCATATTGCTGATGATCAAAAAATACTCCATACCGCGGCATATCGTGCACATGTGCCATTGCCACAAGGTGGATTACTTAAGTATGTTGAAGGGGGTGAATACCACAGCTTCAACCCTGATGTTGTAAACACACTGCAAGCATCGCTTAAAAATAAAGATTACCCCGCTTACAAGCAATTTGCCAAATTAGTGGATGAGCGCCCAATTGCCACCCTTCGTGATCTCATTGGCGTAAAAGGCACTCAAGCAGCAATCGCATTAGATAAAGTTGAAGATGCCAGTCATTTATTTAGCCGATTTGACAGCGCCGCAATGAGTATTGGTGCATTAAGCCCTGAAGCGCATGAAGCGCTTGCTGTTGCCATGAACCGCTTAGGTGGTCGCTCTAACTCTGGCGAAGGTGGAGAAGATGCTAGCCGCTTTAACACTGAGCGTAACTCTGCCATTAAACAGGTCGCCTCGGGTCGCTTTGGGGTTACAGCCCACTACTTAGTTAATGCTGATGTACTGCAAATTAAAGTTGCTCAAGGTGCTAAGCCAGGTGAAGGCGGTCAATTACCAGGCCATAAGGTCAGTGTTGAAATAGCCGGATTACGTCATGCTCGTCCGGGTGTGACGCTTATTTCACCTCCACCACACCATGATATTTATTCCATTGAAGATTTAGCTCAGCTAATTTTTGATTTGAAGCAAATTAATCCAACCGCACTGGTCTCAGTCAAACTCGTATCTGAACCAGGTGTTGGCACCATTGCAACCGGTGTGGCTAAAGCCTATGCCGATATGATCACCATTTCAGGCTATGACGGCGGTACTGGCGCGAGTCCGATCACATCGGTGAAGTATGCTGGCTCTCCATGGGAATTAGGCCTAGCTGAAGTGCAGCAGTCGTTAGTTGAAAATGGCTTACGTCATAAAATTCGCTTACAAGTTGATGGCGGCTTAAAAACCGGTACCGATGTTATCAAAGCGGCACTGTTAGGGGCTGAAAGTTTTGGTTTTGGCACAGTTCCGATGATCGCATTAGGCTGTAAATATTTACGTATTTGTCACCTTAATAACTGCGCTACCGGTATTGCTACTCAAGATAAAAACCTGCGTGATAACCATTATCATGGTTTGCCTGAACGGGTAATGACTTACTTTGAATTTGTTGCCCAAGAAGTACGTGAATGGATGGCTGTACTGGGTGTGAGTCAATTTGAAGACTTAGTGGGTCGTAGCGAATGGTTATATGCACTTGAAGGCCAAACTGCTAAACAGCAAGGTTTGGACTTATCGCCAATTCTCTATAAACCAGTGGTACCAAGTACCTCGTCATTAACGTGGAAAGAAATTAACCCGCCATCAGATATTGGTCAATTGAACCAAACGCTGCTAGCGGATTGCAAAAAAGCGGTTGATGAAGGTGATGTTTTTGCCTATCAATACGCCATCAATAATACCGACCGTTCAGTTGGCGCAGCACTATCGGGTTATATAGCCAAGTTACATGGTGTTGCTGGCACTAAAGAACCTATATCACTCGGTTTTAGTGGTAGTGCAGGTCAAAGTTTTGGGGTATGGAACAGCCCAGGACTCAACTTAAAACTGTGCGGAGATGCCAACGACTACGTCGGAAAAGGTATGTCTGGTGGCAAGATTGTGATCCACCCACCCATCGGCAGTCCATTCCAGTCTGAGCGTAGCGCGATTATCGGCAACACCTGCTTATATGGTGCAACTGGCGGTAAGTTATTTGCAGCAGGTCAAGCTGGTGAGCGATTTGCCGTGCGTAACTCAGGTGCCATTGCGGTTGTTGAAGGTTTAGGCGACAACGGCTGTGAATATATGACCAGCGGTATTGTAGTGGTACTGGGTAAAACTGGCGTTAACTTCGGTGCCGGTATGACAGGCGGCTTTGCTTATGTATTTGATCAATATGGCCGCTTCAATCGCCGTGTCAATACTGAGTTAGTCGATACCTTAAAAGTCGAGTCAACGATTCATCGTCAGCACTTAAAAGGCTTAATTGAAACCCATGTTGCTGAAACAGGTAGTGAACATGCCAATATGATTTTAAGTGACTTTGACAATTGGATTGACTGCTTTGTAATGGTTAAACCTAAAAATATTGCCGTTGCTGATCTGTTAAAAATCGAGCAGAAAAACCCTGAATTAGCTGTTAAGGCGGGATAA
- a CDS encoding FAD-dependent oxidoreductase — MSNDFQFIEVGRVDPTKHAAEKRATQFIEIYQPFTQPQVSSQADRCLDCGNPYCEWKCPLHNYIPNWLELAKQGRIMEAADLVHETNTLPEICGRVCPQDRLCEGACTLNDDFGAVTIGSVEKYITDTAIAQGWRPDLSNVTPRKERVAIIGAGPAGLGCADILARNGVQAVVYDKYPQIGGLLTYGIPSFKLDKTVMATRRSVMEGMGIQFKLNTTIGKDISFQSLLDQYDAVFLGMGTYTAMPAKLPNEDATGVLQALPYLIGNTHKVMGTSDDSTPYISLEGKNVVVLGGGDTAMDCVRTAVRQGAKSVTCAYRRDEANMPGSVREVQNAREEGVKFLFNRQPVAVTADNGVVVGIECVETQMGEADASGRRRAEVVPGSEQVLEADAVIVAFGFQASLAAWFEDFGIETNEWGLVKAKKSDANPFQTTNPKVFAGGDMVRGSDLVVTAIAEGRDAALGILNFID; from the coding sequence ATGAGTAATGATTTTCAATTTATCGAAGTGGGCCGTGTTGATCCAACCAAGCACGCCGCAGAAAAACGTGCGACTCAGTTTATTGAGATTTATCAGCCGTTCACCCAACCACAAGTCAGCTCTCAGGCCGATCGCTGTCTAGACTGTGGTAACCCATATTGTGAGTGGAAATGTCCACTGCATAACTACATCCCTAACTGGCTAGAATTAGCCAAGCAAGGGCGCATAATGGAAGCGGCTGACTTGGTGCATGAAACCAATACGTTACCTGAAATTTGTGGCCGAGTGTGTCCACAAGACCGTTTATGTGAAGGCGCATGTACGCTAAACGATGATTTTGGTGCAGTGACCATCGGCAGCGTAGAAAAATACATTACCGATACCGCCATTGCCCAAGGCTGGCGACCAGACTTATCTAATGTCACTCCACGTAAAGAGCGTGTGGCGATTATTGGTGCCGGCCCAGCAGGTCTTGGTTGTGCTGACATTCTTGCCCGTAACGGCGTGCAAGCGGTAGTTTATGACAAATACCCACAAATTGGCGGCCTGCTTACTTATGGTATTCCATCATTTAAGCTAGATAAAACCGTAATGGCGACTCGCCGCTCGGTGATGGAAGGCATGGGTATCCAATTTAAATTGAATACCACTATTGGTAAAGACATCAGCTTTCAAAGTCTTTTAGACCAGTACGATGCGGTATTCTTAGGCATGGGAACTTACACGGCTATGCCAGCTAAATTGCCTAATGAAGATGCCACCGGAGTATTACAAGCCTTACCTTATCTTATTGGCAACACCCACAAAGTCATGGGCACAAGTGACGACAGCACACCTTACATTAGCTTAGAAGGTAAAAATGTTGTGGTACTTGGCGGTGGTGATACTGCAATGGATTGTGTTCGTACAGCGGTACGCCAAGGTGCAAAAAGCGTTACCTGTGCTTATCGTCGTGATGAAGCTAACATGCCAGGTTCTGTGCGCGAAGTACAAAATGCCCGCGAAGAAGGAGTTAAGTTCCTTTTCAATCGTCAGCCTGTAGCGGTTACTGCTGATAATGGTGTGGTAGTGGGTATTGAATGTGTAGAAACCCAAATGGGTGAAGCAGATGCCTCTGGACGTCGACGCGCTGAAGTTGTACCAGGCAGTGAGCAAGTGCTAGAAGCTGACGCGGTTATCGTGGCATTTGGTTTCCAAGCCAGCCTGGCTGCTTGGTTTGAAGATTTTGGTATCGAAACCAATGAATGGGGATTAGTTAAAGCCAAAAAATCTGATGCCAATCCATTCCAAACCACTAACCCAAAAGTATTCGCTGGTGGGGATATGGTCAGAGGATCCGACTTAGTGGTTACCGCCATTGCCGAAGGCCGTGATGCTGCATTAGGCATTTTAAACTTTATTGACTAA
- a CDS encoding Xaa-Pro dipeptidase → MALLTLTCLRSPLNNALLVALGLSFSSAALAQDTLIIADAYVDVAKGKTVKDVAIIVTDSKISKVAKQADINNKQNYTVIDLSGKTLVPGVMDMHVHLSGDADDNFLEAQNDSVPRQTVKAVKNAQKTLMAGFTTVRDLGASGYSVIATRDGINAGDIVGPRIWAVGHAISVTGGHCDDNFSAPEKHAKAQGVADGPWAVRAKVRENIKYGANAIKICATGGVFSKGTQVGIQQLSDEEIKAAVDEAHMQGMVIAAHAHGTSGIKASIKAGIDSIEHCSFMDAETIKMAIDAGTYLSCDIYNTEYTLAFGAANGVPEANINKEKLVSQAQRDSFRKAVKAGAKMVFGSDAAIYPHGDNGKQFSRMVTFGMTPAQALQAATINSAALLKQQDLGQLKVGFLADIIAVDGDPLENISLMENVSFVMKNGIIYKQ, encoded by the coding sequence ATGGCCTTACTAACATTAACTTGCCTTAGATCCCCCTTGAATAACGCCCTATTAGTTGCTTTAGGGTTATCATTTTCAAGTGCTGCTTTAGCACAAGATACCCTTATCATTGCCGATGCTTATGTGGATGTAGCCAAGGGTAAAACGGTTAAAGATGTGGCGATTATTGTCACCGACAGTAAAATCAGTAAAGTTGCTAAACAAGCTGACATCAACAATAAACAGAATTACACCGTCATTGATTTAAGCGGTAAAACCCTAGTACCAGGGGTGATGGACATGCATGTGCATTTATCCGGTGATGCTGATGATAACTTCCTTGAAGCTCAAAATGATTCAGTGCCACGCCAAACAGTAAAAGCCGTTAAAAATGCCCAAAAAACCTTGATGGCCGGTTTTACCACAGTACGTGATTTAGGTGCATCCGGTTACTCGGTGATCGCCACGCGTGACGGCATTAATGCCGGCGATATTGTTGGGCCGCGCATTTGGGCTGTTGGCCATGCCATTAGTGTTACCGGAGGACATTGTGACGATAACTTTTCAGCACCCGAAAAGCATGCAAAGGCGCAGGGTGTAGCAGACGGTCCATGGGCCGTACGCGCCAAAGTGCGTGAAAACATCAAGTATGGCGCTAATGCGATAAAGATATGTGCCACTGGCGGTGTATTTTCAAAAGGCACTCAGGTTGGTATTCAGCAGTTAAGCGATGAAGAAATTAAAGCGGCTGTTGATGAAGCGCATATGCAAGGCATGGTTATTGCGGCACACGCCCATGGCACTAGCGGTATTAAAGCGTCAATCAAAGCAGGAATTGACAGCATTGAGCATTGCAGCTTTATGGATGCCGAAACGATTAAAATGGCCATTGATGCTGGCACTTACTTGTCGTGCGATATTTATAACACCGAGTACACCTTAGCATTTGGTGCTGCTAATGGCGTACCAGAAGCCAATATCAATAAAGAAAAATTGGTATCACAGGCGCAACGAGACAGCTTTAGAAAAGCAGTAAAAGCCGGTGCAAAAATGGTATTTGGCTCTGATGCGGCTATCTATCCCCACGGCGATAATGGCAAACAGTTTTCACGCATGGTGACATTCGGAATGACTCCTGCCCAGGCCTTACAAGCAGCGACCATTAATAGTGCTGCACTATTAAAGCAACAGGACTTAGGCCAATTAAAAGTGGGCTTTTTAGCCGACATTATAGCCGTTGATGGCGATCCACTTGAAAATATCAGCTTGATGGAAAACGTCAGCTTTGTTATGAAAAACGGCATTATTTATAAGCAATAA